Proteins found in one Gadus macrocephalus chromosome 23, ASM3116895v1 genomic segment:
- the mbtps2 gene encoding membrane-bound transcription factor site-2 protease isoform X1, with the protein MIPVPLVVCVLGGWCAVYLTDSVLKSSGKHRNSYEAWLGSHGVTLSPFQLRWQTTMFNRLFAYCARINPHALYLWFSSGVVFGVVAMVGSVVLLARTLQQTLAQMTSDSPRMAGQQALQVVIPGVNLPTSQLLYFFSALLLSGVIHELGHAVAALREQVRVNGFGMFVFVVYPGAFVDLFTTHLTLVSPTQQLRIFCAGVWHNFVLCLVALGLLFLLPLLLFPVYSTGGGALVTEVVQGSPADGPRGLSVGDIVTGLEECGVSGAEDWASCLSLLSLSPQTGYCIPAASLQPSWAHGRAYKRLDGSMDCCSNNSLTDLCFSYTSPRDKEKEPSRPQYACMPVRKMVTGTPVCRRDADCLAQEHAGASVCVTPSLENQTRFIRVTHPPNTHMLFVGYPPHLQYSVSLTNFVPRFTFLHLDLPVFLETFCKYVVSLSGALAVVNSVPCFALDGQWMLNALLEATLVSVVTDRQRRELIGFFLLLGGSALLAANVALGLWMVTAR; encoded by the exons ATGATTCCCGTTCCGCTGGTGGTCTGTGTGCTGGGAGGTTGGTGCGCCGTCTACCTCACTGACTCGGTCCTAAAG TCTTCTGGGAAACACCGGAACAGCTACGAGGCATGGCTTGGCAGCCACGGGGTCACGTTGTCCCCGTTCCAACTCCGGTGGCAGACTACCATGTTCAACCGTCTGTTTGCCTACTGTGCCCGAATCAACCCGCATGCTCTCTACCTATG GTTCAGCAGTGGGGTGGTGTTTGGGGTGGTGGCCATGGTGGGCTCGGTGGTGCTGCTGGCCCGGACCCTGCAGCAGACCCTGGCCCAGATGACATCCGACAGCCCCCGGATGGCCGGGCAGCAGGCGTTGCAAGTGGTG atCCCAGGGGTCAACCTGCCCACCAGTCAGCTACTCTACTTCTTCAGCGCCCTGCTGCTGAGCGGGGTCATCCATGAGCTGGGCCACGCCGTAGCCGCCCTCCG ggagCAGGTGAGGGTGAACGGCTTCGGGATGTTTGTGTTCGTGGTGTACCCCGGGGCGTTCGTGGACCTCTTCACCACCCACCTCACCCTGGTCTCCCCCACCCAACAGCTGCGTATCTTCTGCGCTG GGGTGTGGCATAACTTTGTCCTGTGTCTGGTGGCGCTGGGACTCCTCTTCCTGTTGCCCCTCCTTCTGTTTCCTGTGTACagcaccgggggcggagccctGGTCACGGAGGTGGTGCAG GGGTCCCCAGCAGACGGCCCCCGGGGTCTGTCGGTGGGGGACATCGTGACGGGCCTGGAGGAGTGTGGGGTCAGCGGGGCGGAGGACTGGGCCAGCTGCCTgtccctgctctccctctccccccagacGGGGTACTGTATCCCCGCCGCCAGCCTGCAGCCTAGCTGGGCCCACGGACGAG CCTACAAGCGCTTGGATGGCTCTATGGACTGCTGCAGCAACAACAGTCTGACTGACCTCTGCTTCTCCTACACCAGCCCACGGGACAAGGAGAAagag CCCTCCCGCCCTCAGTACGCCTGCATGCCGGTGCGCAAGATGGTGACGGGCACGCCGGTCTGCCGCCGCGACGCCGACTGCCTGGCCCAGGAGCACGCGGGCGCCAGCGTGTGTGTCACCCCGTCCCTGGAGAACCAGACGCGCTTCATCCGCGTCAcgcacccccccaacacacacatgctgtttGTGGGCTACCCCCCCCACCTGCAGTACTCCg TGAGCTTGACCAACTTTGTCCCTCGCTTCACCTTCCTCCACCTGGATCTGCCCGTCTTCCTGGAGACCTTCTGCAA ATACGTGGTGTCCCTCTCCGGCGCCCTGGCCGTGGTCAACTCGGTGCCGTGCTTCGCGCTCGACGGCCAGTGGATGCTCAACGCCCTGCTGGAGGCCACGCTGGTCTCCGTGGTAACGGATCGCCAGCGCCGCGAGCTGATTGGCTTCTTCCTGCTGCTGGGCGGCAGCGCGCTGCTGGCGGCCAACGTGGCGCTGGGTCTGTGGATGGTCACCGCCCGCTAG
- the mbtps2 gene encoding membrane-bound transcription factor site-2 protease isoform X2, with product MIPVPLVVCVLGGWCAVYLTDSVLKSSGKHRNSYEAWLGSHGVTLSPFQLRWQTTMFNRLFAYCARINPHALYLWFSSGVVFGVVAMVGSVVLLARTLQQTLAQMTSDSPRMAGQQALQVVIPGVNLPTSQLLYFFSALLLSGVIHELGHAVAALREQVRVNGFGMFVFVVYPGAFVDLFTTHLTLVSPTQQLRIFCAGVWHNFVLCLVALGLLFLLPLLLFPVYSTGGGALVTEVVQGSPADGPRGLSVGDIVTGLEECGVSGAEDWASCLSLLSLSPQTGYCIPAASLQPSWAHGRAYKRLDGSMDCCSNNSLTDLCFSYTSPRDKEKEYACMPVRKMVTGTPVCRRDADCLAQEHAGASVCVTPSLENQTRFIRVTHPPNTHMLFVGYPPHLQYSVSLTNFVPRFTFLHLDLPVFLETFCKYVVSLSGALAVVNSVPCFALDGQWMLNALLEATLVSVVTDRQRRELIGFFLLLGGSALLAANVALGLWMVTAR from the exons ATGATTCCCGTTCCGCTGGTGGTCTGTGTGCTGGGAGGTTGGTGCGCCGTCTACCTCACTGACTCGGTCCTAAAG TCTTCTGGGAAACACCGGAACAGCTACGAGGCATGGCTTGGCAGCCACGGGGTCACGTTGTCCCCGTTCCAACTCCGGTGGCAGACTACCATGTTCAACCGTCTGTTTGCCTACTGTGCCCGAATCAACCCGCATGCTCTCTACCTATG GTTCAGCAGTGGGGTGGTGTTTGGGGTGGTGGCCATGGTGGGCTCGGTGGTGCTGCTGGCCCGGACCCTGCAGCAGACCCTGGCCCAGATGACATCCGACAGCCCCCGGATGGCCGGGCAGCAGGCGTTGCAAGTGGTG atCCCAGGGGTCAACCTGCCCACCAGTCAGCTACTCTACTTCTTCAGCGCCCTGCTGCTGAGCGGGGTCATCCATGAGCTGGGCCACGCCGTAGCCGCCCTCCG ggagCAGGTGAGGGTGAACGGCTTCGGGATGTTTGTGTTCGTGGTGTACCCCGGGGCGTTCGTGGACCTCTTCACCACCCACCTCACCCTGGTCTCCCCCACCCAACAGCTGCGTATCTTCTGCGCTG GGGTGTGGCATAACTTTGTCCTGTGTCTGGTGGCGCTGGGACTCCTCTTCCTGTTGCCCCTCCTTCTGTTTCCTGTGTACagcaccgggggcggagccctGGTCACGGAGGTGGTGCAG GGGTCCCCAGCAGACGGCCCCCGGGGTCTGTCGGTGGGGGACATCGTGACGGGCCTGGAGGAGTGTGGGGTCAGCGGGGCGGAGGACTGGGCCAGCTGCCTgtccctgctctccctctccccccagacGGGGTACTGTATCCCCGCCGCCAGCCTGCAGCCTAGCTGGGCCCACGGACGAG CCTACAAGCGCTTGGATGGCTCTATGGACTGCTGCAGCAACAACAGTCTGACTGACCTCTGCTTCTCCTACACCAGCCCACGGGACAAGGAGAAagag TACGCCTGCATGCCGGTGCGCAAGATGGTGACGGGCACGCCGGTCTGCCGCCGCGACGCCGACTGCCTGGCCCAGGAGCACGCGGGCGCCAGCGTGTGTGTCACCCCGTCCCTGGAGAACCAGACGCGCTTCATCCGCGTCAcgcacccccccaacacacacatgctgtttGTGGGCTACCCCCCCCACCTGCAGTACTCCg TGAGCTTGACCAACTTTGTCCCTCGCTTCACCTTCCTCCACCTGGATCTGCCCGTCTTCCTGGAGACCTTCTGCAA ATACGTGGTGTCCCTCTCCGGCGCCCTGGCCGTGGTCAACTCGGTGCCGTGCTTCGCGCTCGACGGCCAGTGGATGCTCAACGCCCTGCTGGAGGCCACGCTGGTCTCCGTGGTAACGGATCGCCAGCGCCGCGAGCTGATTGGCTTCTTCCTGCTGCTGGGCGGCAGCGCGCTGCTGGCGGCCAACGTGGCGCTGGGTCTGTGGATGGTCACCGCCCGCTAG